The Hevea brasiliensis isolate MT/VB/25A 57/8 chromosome 1, ASM3005281v1, whole genome shotgun sequence genome has a window encoding:
- the LOC110643849 gene encoding RHOMBOID-like protein 5: protein MGKRPPSPDIEKSSYVKHPPPPPFTPPPPEQWCSWVVPLIFAANITMFVYAMYVNDCPATTGSDNCILYDLLGRFSFQPLKENAVLGPSVITLHRLGALDPIAIVNGGEGWRFFSCIWLHAGVAHLFTNMMSLLFIGIPLEQEFGFLRIGVLYVLSGFGGSLMSALSPKPNISVGASGALLGLLGSMLSELFLNWTIYANKCKSVSTLLLIITLNLAFGLIPHVDNSAHIGGFLSGFLLGFILLMRPQYGYVSRRYIPAGYDIKRKPKHKCYQYMMLITALIVLIIGYLWGLTLLYSGRRLKFSHQNSS, encoded by the exons ATGGGGAAGAGGCCACCATCGCCAGATATCGAGAAGAGCTCCTATGTTAAACATCCGCCGCCCCCGCCTTTTACCCCGCCGCCTCCAGAGCAATGGTGCTCATGGGTTGTGCCGCTCATATTTGCGGCTAATATAACCATGTTTGTTTACGCTATGTATGTGAATGATTGCCCTGCAACTACAGGATCAGATAATTGTATCCTCTATGATCTTTTAGGGAGATTTTCTTTCCAACCATTGAAAGAAAATGCTGTCCTTGGTCCTTCCGTCATTAC GCTGCACCGATTAGGAGCACTTGATCCAATAGCAATAGTGAACGGTGGAGAAGGATGGCGCTTCTTTTCTTGCATATGGCTACACGCTGGAGTTGCTCATCTATTCACAAACATGATGAGCCTTCTATTTATAGGAATCCCACTTGAGCAGGAATTTGGATTTT TGAGGATAGGAGTATTGTACGTATTGTCTGGTTTTGGTGGAAGCTTGATGTCTGCCCTTAGTCCGAAGCCGAATATATCAGTCGGTGCATCTGGTGCACTTCTTGGACTTCTGGGATCCATGCTTTCTGAGCTCTTCTTGAACTGGACAATCTATGCAAATAAG TGTAAATCAGTTTCCACCCTCCTGCTAATCATTACCCTGAATCTAGCGTTCGGTCTCATTCCTCATGTGGACAATTCAGCTCATATCGGAGGATTTCTTTCAGGATTTCTTCTTGGTTTCATTCTTCTAATGCGTCCTCAATATGGATATGTAAGCCGCAGGTATATACCTGCAGGGTACGATATCAAAAGAAAACCCAAACACAAATGCTATCAATATATGATGTTGATTACAGCGTTGATCGTCCTAATTATAGG GTACCTGTGGGGCTTGACATTGCTGTATAGTGGCCGTAGATTGAAATTTTCTCATCAAAACTCCAGTTAA